AGTGTGGATTGTATACATGGATTCACCTTGTGGAGCTGAGTCCGACGAATTTGCCGCCTGAGGTGGCCAACTGTAACCCGCTGAACAATTATCGAAGCTCTTGCTTTTGCATAATCTACTTTGTATGGTGGCTTTTGATTTAGGTGTGTTACAATTGAGTAGATAAGTTCTTTTTTGTTTACATGACGAATAGATAATTTCTTCCTCGCTCTAAATGTGGTTAAAACGATACATGTTCCTTGATCATGACCATGGTTAGACACATATTAGTAGATCAGAATAGTGATTGCAACTCAAGGAAACAACTCACGACTCTAGTGCTGGTCAATGAGAAACAAACACACATGACTGAGAATCACATCGTGACAGTCGAGCTAAAATTGAGCATTGGAATATAGGAAATCATGTGAATTTGCTTTCCAAATACCAAAATTGTTGGAACTATAATAGAACAACAGGTGAAATGGTATAATTCTTGATTTGGTTAGATGTAATTGAATGGTTTAAACTAGAATAGGGCTAAACAGGAACCAAATCAATCTGTTTTGGCCAGAGTGGGACTTGATTTTGTtggatttaattcaagtcaattcgACAGAGATCTAAGCTATTCATAACAATGTGCAAAATAGGCCATATAGTGACCATCTGATATCAATTTCAATAAGACTGGCTGTTGGATTCTATTTTTCATGTCGATCGTAATGATTCCACCTGATTGACTTGTATTGGGTGGTAGCCTATCAAATGTTTTATTCATTACAAGTATTAAATAACTAACATGTTGTTTGAGACACAAGTCATCATATGTTGACTGTATAGCTAGTGCACTAAACTAAATTTACTTTTGTccaattagtggatcaattttattCCACATTGACCTAGCCCAAATTAAACAAACCACCTAGAGGAAAACAAGTATGAGAGTATGCAGGTAGATACTCTTTGTTTTTAATTTATTCAAACTGGGGAGGAAGTAAGTTTTGGGTTGGAAGTCAAGGGCCTTTCCACTAGGAAGTAATGATATAAATGGAAACTTCTATGAATAAGCAATAGCTATCATATAATGTGTATGTGTGGCATTATGTGATTGTGTGATATGTTAACCTTTTGTTTAAATAAAGTTAAACATAAACTATTGATTGATCATCCAACCCTACAGGTTCATACATTCAGGAAGGCTTGTGCTTCTGTTTATCCAAGTTTTGAACAGAATAAGATTTTGTGGTTCTGGCCAAGCACAGATCCTCAGTGCAAAGACATCGCAGTGAAAGCAAAGCCTCCATACATTGAAGAGTTAGATGATCCATCATACACTTCTACAATGGGAATGAGAGATCTTCCATATGGGTAGGTTCTTTTCTCTGGATTAATTTCCTATCATCAAACATTTACAATCCCAACTATGAAATTTTCAATCCCAACATTTATAAACTGACCATTCTTGGTCAAATTACCTGTTATGATCTTaaatttgagttttttttcaagaaaatgaAGAACTTTCATTATGCTTCCATAGGAAGGCTATCATAAAACTCTGAATAGGGTGGAAGCTTCAACTCCCCACGTACAAGTTAGCTAAGTCTACTGTAGTTAGCTAAATTGTGTGCAAAAACATTCCTCTTCCAAGGCAAGTGGAAAAAACCGGTGACTCCAATAGTGGAGTTTAAATTTAAGTTTTCAGTATGTCATTTAGTAATAATTATGGAGTTCAGTTTGAGAACCTTTTTAAAAAGAAGAACATGAGCTTGAACATAGAGGgattcatcagtttctaaaattgTGTACAGAACTTTGGGCTTGTTCGTGTTGGTGCCTCTTGACTAATGTCATAACTTGCCCTTTTATATTCTTGTTCATTAGTGTAGGCATCATCGCATAGAAATTACAAGTAGCAGCCAGTGCTTACTCTCTCAGATGTCTTGATTTCTTCAAAAAATaatgaaatgatataaaatcaCTGCAAGAACATGTAAATAAGGAAAAAAGGTGAAGGAAATGCATAACACCAGTATGGCATTATGTGATGGCAAGTCTATTGGATTTTGCTAAATTTCTTGCATTTTATACTCGATCTGTCTTCTAGGCAACCTTGATCAATGTGTTTGCTTTATAGAAAAGATTGTTTAGGTTTTTGGCATTTAACTTTCTGATTTGTCATTCATGCTGCAAAAGGCAATGCTTGCCCGTGGATGTGATTCTTCTGCCACCAGTTAACCATTTGCCACTCATATTTATGTTTAGACAGATGTTTCTAGGTGATGACAATTAATACACTATTTTAAATTTCCATGTTATCTGCATTTTCTTCTTCTAGGCCTAGATTATCCTGATTTATTGTTCAGCTTTTCTTGGAATATGAAGTCATCACTAAGTACCTGCCCGACATTTCAGGTATGAAGTTCTGATAGAGAACCTCATGGACCCGGCTCACGTTCCATATGCACACCATGGAATAATGAGAATCCCAAAAAGTCTGACTAGCAGATATGTACTTCTTGAAAACTTGTCTCAAATTAGCTGACTGAAGCACTTGAGCTTGTGTTCTACTAACATTTAATCCTTGAATTGCAAGTCAACAGAAAACTAAGCACTTGTATTGTGCAAGTTATCCTTTTTTTATTTCACTAACTAGAGAGACTCTTTCACAGTTAATGGTGACAGGGAAGGAGGCAGCCCTATTGATATAAGAATCGAGACATCAAACATAAATGGTTTACTTTCACAGCGGGATATTGGCTATAACAAATTTATAGCACCATGTGTATTTTATTCTGCACCTCATCGTCTAATGTCAGGGAATGGATCTGCTTCATCATCGGATGTCCAAGGGGTAATGTTTTGTTAATTCATTTCCTATGACAATTGGAGAGTGTCCACTCTGTTCTAAGATATATAACCTACTGTGGGTTCAGGGTTCTGCACTGAAGACACTCCAGAAGCAACGTAGATTTCTTCTAATTTTTATGTGTATTCCAGTTAGTCCAGGAAGAAGCAGATTGATTTATGTCTTCCCAAGAAACTTTGCAGTTTGGGTTGATCAAGTTGTTCCACGATGGATATTTCACGTAGGCCAGAATCTTATTCTTGATTCCGACCTCTATCTTCTTCATGTAGAGGTACGATTactttcttctttgtttcttCCTGATATATTTATTTTGACTAATTTATGAACTTAAACTAAAATGAGTTACTAAATCTTAAAGGACAAAGATGTCTTCACCGTAATTCTGCAAGACATATTTAGTTCCTCTGTCTTTCTTTAAGCTACTTAATTTCACCCTCATCTTTTTCCTCCCTATGTCCTGGGGATATCTTTAtgggaaaaaaaatctttatatttcataTGAGGTAATATTCATATCATTATGCAATAAACCAAACATTAGCAGGCTAAAATTAAACAGATAATAGATAGTCAATAAATATCCTGCTTATACCTTCTTTCACCCTTCTACTAGTGGAGCTTGTTTGCGTTTGTGGTTGTGTATGTATCCATTATGCACCCCAATTGCATGTTTTACCCGGGGATCATGGGCGTGATCAAAGAATTATCAGGCACATGAATTGACTGGGATTGATCTTCACAACCAGCTGCTTCTGCACACTAGATTGCTAATTTCTACTCTGAGCAATGTTTAAAACACCTTGCAAGCTAAGCAGTCAGAGAGCTAATCATCTCAACTATGTCTGAAATAAGCTAATTCCTCTTTTTCTAGTGATTGAGTCTTGACCTGTCGGTAACTATATAGGTTCTGCAGAGAAACTCAATTTGGAAGCTCTGGGACTTAAAAATCCCTTTGGTTTTCTAGCACATCTTCTAAAAATCAAATGAACTTACTGCTTCCTAATATCCAATCTCCATAATAACCTCCTCATCAATGAAGCATTAATCATGCTTATTTCCCCAGTCTTTTCCTCTTGGGGACCACGTACTATTTTATCAaatttgcacttctccttttcggCACCCTCCAAGGAACATCTGAAATGCAGGAAATAAGTTAAGTAGCACTGCGTTACATTAATTGATCAGTCTGCTCACTTTGTTGGTTCTTGATGGCAAGATGGAAACTTCACTTTCAACGTTGTGTTATGGCAATTTgtattctattcttgctattattTATTGATAACATCTGGGCTTGGACCTGTGTTGACCAAAATGGCATAATTGCAGGATTGAAGCTTGCATTATGATTTAGGATTCAAAAGATCATATGCTTGGACATGCACCTGCACCCAGATGTTTGCATCCATATCCACAAACAAAAATTGAGCCATTTATCTTTTCTGTTCTTTCTCCACATCATCTTTTGAAATTTAAAGCTGAGTGTTTGACATTTCTATGACATAAGATTTTGGAAATTTAGGTACATATTTGTCTTTCATGGCATTATCTCATAAATATGTGTCTTCTTGCAACTAGATAAGAACTCTTGTCATGTTGGAGATCAACTCTGATAAGCAACAAAAGGAAAACAGGAAGTGCTCCGGCCTaataatcttttatttttaattgtTGCAAAGCAGCAGCATATCCACTTATTTTGTTAATGTTGCCAAATCTTCCAAAAGCATGGTTCTAATTGCTATATTAGGCTATCACAGAAGTTAAGGTAATGTGGAAGATATTCCTTGCCGATATGCTAAGTCTCTTAATTATTTTGTTAATTTATGTCACACTGCTATGATGTtccttattttaatttttgaatgaTGATTTGCTCGTTAAAGACAAGACCAGCAATGTTAATATGCGGAAGGCTCGAAGCAACTATTGTAGTATTACCAAAGTTTAAGGCTTGTCTGTTTGGCTCTTCGTTAATATATCTTTCTTCACAGGAGCGGAAGTTTGCCAAAGCTGGTTATTCTAATTGGCCAAAGGTCTGTTTTGTACCAACAAAGTCAGATGCTATGGTTGTTGCCTTCAGAAATTGGTTAAGGAAATATTCAAACAATCAGATCAATTGGGGAACCACATCTAGTGAACAACTTCCGCCTACTCCTCCAAGAGAGCAACTTATGGACAGGTAAAAACTATGGTGGTCTATTCATTCCTATGTAAATTATTATTAAATGCATATGTGCAATTGTGTATTCTATTGTAGGAAACATAGTACAATAATGATGTCCACTGATCTATAAAAATATACGAGATTCTAATAAGAAAATGCATAGTATATGTCAGAAGGACTTCAGCTCTGCAGAGGCAGTCTCACTCACGTGGGAATCTAATTCTGTCAGACTGTCCTCAAGTGATAAGCAAGATATTTAATCTTATGATGCAATTGGACATTTCATGTGTTTGTTTCTCTCGTACTGAGATTGATAACTTTGAACTTCAGCAAcatgcatttatttttttatatgcttCCCCTTCTGTACTGTAAGTGTAGCTTGCTTAAAAATGAAGTACTAAAACTAAAACATTGTCTGTTTCACTACTTTCAGATATTGGTCTCATGTCGTCCAATGCAGTAGCTGTCGTGATGCTTTAAAAGTTCTGAAGGCCCTTAAGTTATCTCTGCAGATTATCTCAATAGCTTCTGTAGGAATTGTCGCAGCCCTTAATCAGAGCATGATATCGACCATTACAAGGACTGTGATTGTCTCGACGGCAGTTATATGCTTCCTTGCTTCCAAGTGGCTCTCTGTTTTCATCTACAAGAACTTCTATTATCATGATTATGATCATGCTTTCAGATGAGGAATAGGGATCTGCTTTTCTCAGTGTGAATAAATCAACTTGCGTCTGGTTTGTTTGTCAATATCCTTTCTTCTGAGATTTATGTAAAAAAGGTCAATGGCTATGAACAGACATACAAGATCACATATCATATGATTCGCTATGCAGTTCTTCCATTCCGCAGATGCAAAATAGcagtaagtccaaactatttgggTCAACTAGAGAAATTTTACAGTATTGATCAGGATTATTTGCAGTTTCTGGAtacatacaattttcattataATTGTAAAACAATGTTTCCATTCACTCAGTGCTCCTCACTGTGCTTGCCATATTCTTGAGCTCTTATCCAGGCATCATGAGATTATTAACATGTATGTGTGCATAGTTAAATGACAAAGTAATAAATTGCTTTTATGTTTGTTGGATCAGTATATGAAAATTTGCATGAGACTGCACTGAGACGGGAGTGATTAAAGATGCAGCTCTTGTCACTACTTACCTTTGAGCTTGGTCAGTTCTGCTTGACCAACATTAATTTGAGATCTCTTGGAGGCCAAGATTTCTGTGATGTTCTCAAGCTCAGTATGATTGAAAATTTCAAACCAGATCCAGTTGATTCTaggacagtgatttaaaaagcgctaggtgccaaggtccaaaaacgcccgaggcgctcgcccgaggcgctcgcccgaggcgctaaaatgtaaaaatatataatataattaataaatataattatttaaaattttaaataaaaatatgctattaaattaagaaaatctattaac
This Musa acuminata AAA Group cultivar baxijiao chromosome BXJ1-2, Cavendish_Baxijiao_AAA, whole genome shotgun sequence DNA region includes the following protein-coding sequences:
- the LOC103975726 gene encoding protochlorophyllide-dependent translocon component 52, chloroplastic, with product MAALNSLLAPHSLPSKTPRSFPSPLSPSFQYSVLRLSSSIKNARLHCHASASSSAAAVVTEAEPDATGEGEKFDWFAHWYPVAPICDLDKRRPHAKTVMGLDLVVWWDRTKGRWQVFDDRCPHRLAPLSEGRIDPSGRLQCVYHGWCFDGSGSCKYIPQAPDDGPPVHTFRKACASVYPSFEQNKILWFWPSTDPQCKDIAVKAKPPYIEELDDPSYTSTMGMRDLPYGYEVLIENLMDPAHVPYAHHGIMRIPKSLTSRVNGDREGGSPIDIRIETSNINGLLSQRDIGYNKFIAPCVFYSAPHRLMSGNGSASSSDVQGGSALKTLQKQRRFLLIFMCIPVSPGRSRLIYVFPRNFAVWVDQVVPRWIFHVGQNLILDSDLYLLHVEERKFAKAGYSNWPKVCFVPTKSDAMVVAFRNWLRKYSNNQINWGTTSSEQLPPTPPREQLMDRYWSHVVQCSSCRDALKVLKALKLSLQIISIASVGIVAALNQSMISTITRTVIVSTAVICFLASKWLSVFIYKNFYYHDYDHAFR